AGTAATACAATGTAACTAATATAGTTGAACTagatttataaattattcttGAAAACGGTATTCACTTACTGTTGCTATAAACACGCTTTTCTGCCTAAACACCATTTCTGTAAATGTTTTGACCTTGATACCTTAATTGGATTGTATCGTGTTTCTCAAGCACATATAAGGCTTTATCTAATGCAGCTTGTGagtatttatttgaatctACAAATTCTCTCTTTAATGTTGTGTAAGAAGTGGACCAGCCGATTGGTAATCTTCTCTTAAGTTCTTGCTCAATACGTCGAATTTCAGTAAAGATACCAGAGTTACCTTGGTTTAACCCACCAATTGGATCTTGAGAAGCAGCATCCATTGTAGAAGCTTGAAACAATCTAATAGACTCTTCGACATGTCTGACTTCAGCAACTGGTGATAATTCCAATTTAGCCAGAGACTCGGTGATACGAATAATGGCTTCTAATTGACGGATAGTAATAGGAATGGACGATCTTTCTGTAGATTCCAATTCGTTGATTAACAGTTGTTTTCTGATTTCAACGAAGTGCGAGGATAGTCTATCAGAAGCTTCAGGAGTAAGTCTTGGTGCACATTTCAGTCTACAGTATGTGATATAACGTTTCATCTTTTCCATCGGTAGTTCATTTTTTGAGTTTTCTGAGTCTTGGTCATTTTGAGCTGCACGACCTGTATGGATGTTAATAACATGGTTAGCGATTGAAATATCACGTTCTTCGTTATGATCATCcttaacaataaaaatcaTATCAAAACGAGACAAGATGGTAGTTTggaaatcaatattttcaccTGGAGattttaaatcatcataACGACCATAAATTGGATTAGCAGCGGCTAAGACACTGGTTCTGGAATTTAAAACCGTGGTAATACCAGCTTTGGCAACAGAAATTGTTTGTTGTTCCATGGCTTCGTGAATAGCAACACGATCTTCATCTCTCATTTTATCGAATTCATCAATACAGACCACACCACCATCTGCTAAGACCATAGCACCACCTTCTAGATAAAATTCACGGGTAGCAGGATCTCTTTGAACAGATGCGGTTAAACCTGCAGCAGATGAACCTTTACCTGATGTATACACAGCAATAGGTGAAACTTTCTCcacaaattttaataattgagATTTAGCGGTACCGGGATCACCTAAAAGTAAGACATTTATATCACCTCTTAGTCTCATACCATCAGGAAGAAGCTTCTTAGAACCCCCCATAAGCAAACAAACGATAGCACGTTTAATATCGATATTACCATAGATAGATGGAGCAATGGAATTTGTAAATAACTCATAAATATCTGGTCTTCTACTTAACTGtaaaaattcttcttcttcttcttctgaaAACATTGACATGGCACTTCCATTTATACTTGCAGCTGTTGCTATGTCTGTTTGGATACCTAGAACTTTTATGTACGGATTTCTGATTGCGACCGCCGACCCACTGTTACCACCAGCACTTCTAGCGTTTTTTTTAGATTGATAAATTGAGTAAATACCAACTGCGGTAACACGAGTACCTGGTACAACTCTATTTGTTAAATAACGATCACAagtcattaaaatattacgTGGCATTTCACCTACAGGAACTGATTCTGGTACCTCTTGtaactttaaaaattgttgatCAATAAATTGAGAATTTtcatgaataataatatacgGATCTGGACCACAATTTTTTGGTGTAGTGCCACTTGGATCATCTTCAGTATTCAAAGAGGACAAACATGAGTGTGGTAGTGAAACATTACTACTTGAATTGATAGtattaaaattgttgatttttattgatGTAGTATGTCTACAATTACGGCACATTAAAGATAGGTATGTTGCACGAGAGGATAAAACAGATGCAGAAATGATAATACCAGATAAACGCACGATTTTAGAAACGTGTTGTGAATCCAAATCTCTCAGAAGTGTTTGATTTGCTTtagaattcaaaattagTTGGAAATTCGGGAATTTAATATCAGCAACATCAGTTGCAGCACCAATGTCTGGATTTACATCAGCGGTAGATCTATTCAAAATCGCAATTCTTTTTGCGACATCAGTAATGGCTCTTTCGAATAATGGAATAACATCGGTTGGttcatttgataattttttgtataaaTCTTCATTGTAACTAATTAGATGTTCGATATCTACAGTCAATGAATAGTTTTTAACTAATAGAGCATTTCTCAATTGATCTCTGTATAGAAAATGTGAATCAAATCTAAACTCTAAtatgaaatttttgaatgatttaataaCTTCAGTATTGTCATCATCATTAGGAGATGAGCCTTGTAAAACTGGTGCACTGAATATTTCAGGTCTATCAAATgacatttttttctataaaaaatttggaaCTATCTATATATGATCTCCACACTAGGTTGTCGTTAAATTTTCACACAAACAATCTTGACTTTACCaatatacaaaaaaatacCTGAAAGTTCGGTTAAACTAATCTTTAATTGGAGGCAATTTACAATActgttattaaaataatagtccctttcattttatataaagttaCAATAGTTAACAGGAAAACTTTTTTAGCCTTTTTAACATTTAGATTCAATTTGTATTCAAATGCGAAAACTTGATATTTCATAAAGTTCTGTATTGAAACTAAGTAACGGGTTCTCACTCTCTTCTCTATCTTGACACCAGTTCAGAAATTAATTTGATGAACTTCCTATTCAGGTCAATAGCTGAAAATTAATTCTGTTTTCCTAAAACGGTAATGTAATTGAATTCGTGAATGATGATTTAATCCTCAGCGGttaaaaaacattataTGATAAGGGTCAGATGGTTGTAACTGACAAAGGCCATTCATAATTGcacaaaaattatatcaaaaGTATTCGCTAAGAATGGGGCAAATAAAATGGTGATTATAAGTGGCATGCTGGAATCGATATAAAGTCAACCACCTTTGTAGCTGGCTCTTCTGCTTGCTATGTGTCTATCACTTAGTTAAAAGATTTATGCAAAGACAAAATTCTTAGTGAAAAGTGTTTGGTTGAGTTATGgtatttatctttattgaGGTTGTATCCAGGTGTATTTATATCCATCCTTTCCAATGtaaaatgtatataaattattattcgACAATCCTCCTCTATTTAGTCAAAAACTTGGAATTAGAAAGCTGAACATTATTGCATCTTACTAATAAGGTTACCTTGAAGATCGAacacaaatattttaaatgttatttttaacaacTAATTGACTTTTGAGCTATTTTGaaatgtttatatttagaGTTGCTTGTTACCTTTTTAACTTCCTTGACTTAACTTCGCGTcacatttattaattatttatatcaaaacattaaaaaatgacagaaaaaggaaaataaCGAcacaaattatttaaatcatttgatatttaAATCCTGCCTTCTTATTAAGATTAGATAttgtatttaattaaatagtAAAAAGTTGAATATATCCCCAAACACAATGGGTGCTTTACCTGAGAACAATATGGAGCAGTTTATGGAATATCTTAAAGAATATGCAGATAATTCCGATGAGAATGATGATGAGCgtgataaatataaagttCAACTTATCAATGAGTACTGTGACAATGAGCGTCTTCAAACTGTGCAATTTGGAAAAGAAGAGGTCAAAATGTTTGATTCAAGAGAGGATATtagtaataaaaatatacagCCTTTCAAAACAAATAGTAATAGAGGGGCTTTAAAACCTATAATTAAAGCTGTAGAAAAGATATCTATGGATAATAATGTAAACGAAGAGCTAGAAGTCAAGGAATGCCTAGCTGCATGTTTTAGTCTGTGTTCtgttgatgaagaaaaatttactGATCTTAGCATTTCTAAGAAATTGCGTCGTCTGTATATATCCATTGGATCTGCTTTCAAGGTAAAggaattatttttctattGGGTCAGAATgagaattgaaaatgagTTACAGAAACAAATATCTGATCAAGaattacaaataaaattactaaaacaaaatttaacTGATATAACAGATAGTGAAAAGACACGGACCCTAGAGTTAttaaatttccaaaataaatataacaaaacGATATTAGAGAAAACAGAATTGGAGGATAAAGTTAAAATGCTTGATGTGTCAGTTGAtactttaaaaaaagaactGTTGGGAACAGAAGATACAATAAGTGatcttgaaaattttaaagaacAGTGCATAATTAAGAAATTAGAAGTGGCAGAATTAGATACAGAAGTAAAAcgtttaaataataaaaatatggaATGGAGAAAAAAATCTAACGAATATAAATTGGATTTGAGCAGGAGAGATGCTGAAGTAAAGGAAGCTCAAATGAAACAGCAAGAACTGttgattaaatttgaacacttaaaaaaatatatgataatCTTGACAATAATATTCAGAATGATAAGTTTAGATATTTTGAGTTAATAGAACAGAATCATGCTTATATGAATGAAATAGCagatttgaaagaaaagtATCACGAAGcttcaaattatttgagGAAAATGAAAGttgatttgaaagaaaatttgaatttaggATATGTTAGAGAGAaagaaatggaaaaaaTCAAGATCAAAAAcgatgaatatttaaatgaattaatcTATGCTTCTGAtgtaaaaaagaaattagaaTTAGAAATAGAAAGTCTTAAAGctgaagatattaaaaacaaaatactATTAGGACACTTGgaaaaaatagtaaaacAATAAGAAACACAATCAAAGAGTTTAAAAATGACTTTAAAAGTGgttgaaaaaaatgcaaAAGGAACCTCAGATGACGAGTAATTAATCAAATATCAATCGTTATATGAGATGTATAATTTACAACACTATTTTTTCTCACTCtaattatcaatttctttaaaggCAACTTAATAGATCTCATATacataaaaattatttaatatatttttatttcaatacaAATTTGAACTTTATAAGTTTATAccttaaataatatttttatcttatTAAGTTCTTGAGATAAATTCTACCCGAATTGTAGTTCATAACAATTGAAGATGccaatttttattttgaataatgtTTTTTGAAACGGTTAGCTGCAGTTAAATAAGTTTATGTAATTTAGTTAGATAGataaaataagaaaacTAAAGTATCAATCATAAAACAGGAATTTCGAAACGTGCTCTCATATGCCGTTATGATTCAACTGCTTTTCATTGCTCAATAGTTGCATTCATTGttgtaatatattaaaatgttgttagattatatactatatagTCAGATAATCTCTCAggtctcttggacctggatcaatgaattatttagctattgattaccggggtttatatatacatcatatttcaatctaccgttctgtccaacgagacgacgtcgtcgagttgaacacgtacggctgactgatggttctacagtactatttatgcattagaaattctgctattacattctcGTGAgcactattgtttcaggttggcaacaataatctcctaaagaggtaatatctggtattGTGTAGTCACTTATACGACCAGTGACATTTCCAACAGTCTTAtatgtcagaattattgtagtgtatgtgacagaactaagtgtttatgacactttgagtccagaactaatagatcactactaatggaaagaaggtctagaacaatcttccaagtggtaggtgcaaatttctcactacaatgtaaatggctacgcgataaacacagatgtacaatacagcactaaagatcttaggaggatgaatgaacacgtacacatgttcattcaactgtcagattaactcatatataaggagggcatctaactctatatagaatagtttaattacactaataaaagatcaatcgattatttaactataaagaagatggactatactagagcaactgaagtggctaatgacactaacttagatgttggaactacccaacataagcttgtttctccacatTATATCTGTctatctattatattatattccTGTCATAAATCTGTTTATTGTAGTAATCATATTACgataaaaatacaaattagTTGGTTTCGTGGTCTAGTCGGTTATGGCATCTGCTTAACACGCAGAACGTCCCCAGTTCGATCCTGGGcgaaatcattaatttatttttttgcttgGGCATCTCAACCAGCAACACATCGCACTGCAACTTATAAATGATATCATTTATACAATTTATCACGTCTACTGTTTACACAACTATAAACTTCTGTCTTTCATCAATGTAACTTTCAAAACTATTGGATAGAGATAGTTTCGGTAACTTCgttttcaaattatcaatattaaaCACAAAATGATATGGTCTTATTACGACACTGTCATTTGAAACACTTATTCTGGTAATCTCACTAATATCATTCCAcgaagaaaaagaaacagaGATACtttctttcaaattataCTCATTAATTTTCATAACCTCTTTGCTAGTTGGATCTTTTAGTTCATAAAAAGTCAACTCATTTAATCTTGGTAAGTACAATCcttgtattattatcaatcTTGCATTTTCCTTGATTAATGGCTTGAGTTGTAAATGCTCCAAAGATGAACAATTCAAGAATAAAATTGGACTTTTTGAATAACTAAATTTACCAATATTCGATTCATGTTCTAATGGGGCccaattaattatttttgtatgtTTTACACCTTCTGGTATCAAATTAAGTCTAAAATATGGACTGGCATCTCTTGTctcttttaaaatcaattcttttaatagAGAAAGGTTTTCATTTAACGAAGCTGATGCAGAGTAAGTGTCAGCTTTCCCTTTCGTGACTGTCTCAAATTTGAAGCGATGACCAGTAAAGCTTTCTATTGAAGGTAATTCCCAGTTCTTTAACGAGTGGAGTTGAAACAAAAATCTCAAATTTACGTCATTGttcttaaatttttctatgGTGTTAATTGTCAAATCAATGAAGTTGCATTTCtctatatattttgaaatattgattgGTGTCTGATCCTGATTGGCATTAGGTACAATTGATTCTCTAAATGTGATATTCTGTAGAACTGGGCAGTTTACGTTTAAGTACgtcaaataatttttaaatatactttGTGGAGTAGGTGTATTCAGATGTGCTGTGTTATAATGATTCCTCGAACTTGATGaaagaatattgaaaatatagGTATCAATAGTAGTATATCTTATAaacaatttctttaaatttagaaaagtTATTTGTCTAAAATGGATATAGTTAGAGGGGTCATAATAAGATGATGTATTTTCAGAAAGTATGCCAAATAAGTCTGATCCTGCATCGACTTCGTTTCCgtcattttcaaattcaatcaTTAAATGATTACTAAACCTACCTAATAACCATTCTGGAAGTTGTTGAAGAAATGTGACAGCATTCTCCATTATCGAGTTTTTATTAGCTAATTCTATGTTGGAGTAAGAACATAACAGAATATCAAAGTCAATCCGGCCCATATTcacatttttaaaatcaatacGTTTCTTTAAGTCAAATGTAGAGGGTATTATGGTGTTTTCATCtacaataaaaataatttttttaatggATTCCTTGTAGATTATTACCTTGTCATTTTCGGCATCACtcatataaataatactCGAATGTTTAAGTATAGGAGACAAACTTTTCcatttcttaaaatttgattgaGAATCTTTATCCATCGTCAAGGCAATAAAACATAATTTATCCAAAATCAAAGAAAGCAACAAACTGTCgacattttcttttaaaatattgatataatcCAAAACAGAATACACTGAGATATTAtctaattgatttaaaattagtTTGAAGACTTCTGGCGGGAATTTACCAGTCTTCATTCTTTAAGGGTTGTATAGCAGATTCTACTTATTATTGCCTAACTGAAGTAACCTCGAAtactaaaaatataaaattaagtaatactattttattaaaacacAAGTCAATTCTATAATTAGATTCATATGATAAAATAGTTATCTTCACGATAGGTTAATCAATTAACTATACTCTTTCtcaaaaataatcaaatatcGATGATCTTGGAATGAATTTTTCCAGtatcaaaatttcaacatcctaaaaatattgtttccAATTGATCTGTAAcaaaattaagaaaagaGATCTATTCAGCCTGGAATAATTTCCAAGAGGTTATGAGTAATCCTAACGATACTTAACACATAATCACCATTTgctatttatatttaatatagattatctttatataatgtttttgatATAAGAGGACGGTGTAAGAAGAATCCTAGTATTTGAAAATTCTTTTAGTGAGAGTGAAAATAATCCCACCAAAACAATGACAGAGATGACTGCTGGAGagagaaatattaaagaactGTTAGAAGAGTTCAAGTTTGAAAAAATCTTGAATTCTAATCCTCAGAATAAGATGATTTCAGTGCTAGGATCAATTTCGAAAGAAAGTGATGctattgttgttattgaGAAATCTCATTTTCTTCCAGATACCCAATCTGAGGATATCAAGTCATTAACTGGCGCTATAGAGCAATTGTTTAACAACGATTGCTACTTTACTGGTGTCACGGTAGCTACTGAGCATCAAATATCTCAAAAATTACAGCAGCTAAAAGtgaatttaatataccCAGCTACCACAACAcatattcaaaaacaattaCAACAGAAGTTTCATATGATAACCGAAACACCTACAATGTACGAAAATATTGTCAAGCCGTATATAGATGATATGTATAAACAAGGTAGATTAAAATGGGTACATAACATTCTATATGAAGGTGCCGAAGCTGAGAGAATTGTGtatcaaaataatgatatgaTGGTTCTTCCAGATATGAAATGGGATGGCGAAAATATGGACACTTTCTACTTAGTGGCTTTAATAAAAAGACTTGATATCAAATCATTACGGGATTTGAATCAATCTCATATTCCATATTTAAAGCAAATATTATGTGATATCAAGACAAACATCCCAAAACTATACAACAACCAGATCAATGCAGATGAATTGCgtatatttattcattatcaaCCTTCATACTACCATTTCCACATTCACATCGTAAATATATTGCATTTAGGATTAGGAAACGGCTTGGTAGCAGGAAAGGCTTGGTTATTAGAAGATATTTTAGAccaattagaaaatatggCACCTTCAAAAGACGGCTTCAAAGATAGAACGCTCACATATGCATTGGGTGAAAACCATGAATTATGGtctaaatttaaataagaATCATGTTGAACATACCCTGAACTTTAATCTATATTAACCAATGTccatattttgaaattataaaatgtcTCTTAGTAAGCTTAATACAATCGTTTAGAGGTCGCGCCGACCATTGTACAGTTAGTCATTATGAAATTTGTGAAAAGTTCCTcaagaatatatttatttatagcgagttaagaatatttaaataaatacagttagtataaatatgtatataaggataccaatttattaaaatgtaCTTTTAAAGTTCAATTACAGTTCCGTTTCCCGTCTGCTTTCAGTTTATTTGAACTTTTTGTTATCTGATAAGAGATATCAATTGATCAATTGCAAAACAAGGCAGTGGGATATTGTgctattttaaaattttctaatagCTAAAATGATGCAATATCAGAATATTTGGAAAAAGTCTCTCTTGACTACACAAAACCGGTTTTTCTCTAATTCTGTCTCAAGATTGGGGACCAATGGTAAAAGAAAGGCTACTGGTGTCGTATTCATGAATATGGGTGGTCCAGCCACACTCCATGAAGTACATGATTTCTTATACCAACTATTTGCAGACTATGATCTAATTCCGATTAGCAAGAAATATCAGCCAACGATTGCCAAATACATTGCCAAATTCCGTACTCCAAAGATTGTAAAACAATATTCCGAAATTGGTGGTGGATCTCCAATTCGTAAATATACTGAATATCAAGCTAAAGAAGTTTGTAAAATCTTAGATAAAACCAACCCAGAAACTGCTCCTCACAAACCATACGTTGCTTTTCGTTATGCTAAACCATTAACTGATGAGACTTACcaaaaaatgttaaagGATGGTATAACTAAAGCTGTAGCATTTACACAATATCCACAATTTTCCTACTCCACAACAGGTTCATCGTTAAATGAACTATGGAGACAGATCAAGAAGTTTGATCCAGAAAGAAAGATCAGTTGGTCTACTATCGACCGTTGGCCTACAAACGAGCACTTGGTCAATGCATTTgctgaaaatattaaacgAAAGCTTGAAGAATTTCCAGAAGATATAAGAAGTGAAgttattttgttattttcaGCACATTCATTACCAATGGACGTAGTGAATACTGGTGATGCTTATCCTGCTGAAGTTGCCAGTACTGTATATAACGTTATGGAAAAACTGAAATTTAGCAATCCTTATAGATTAACTTGGCAATCACAAGTGGGTCCAAAACCATGGTTAGGAGCACAAACCCTAGctatttctaattttttgtCTCCTCAGTCTAAGGGCTTGTTATTTATTCCAATCGCATTCACTTCTGATCATATAGAAACCTTGCATGAAGTGGATTTAGGAATCATCGGTGAGTCTGAACACAGAgcaaaattgaaaagatgTGACTCTCTTAACGATAGTCCAACATTCATCAAAGCAGCTGCTGATGTTGTGAGTGATCATTTAAAGAGTAATCAATTATATTCTAAGCAATTACCATTAGATTTCACCTTGGGTAAATCCAATGACCCAATTGTTGATCTTTCTGAAGTTTTTGGGGATCATAGCAAGAACTAAATTATGAGAAAAAGATACTCTTTCTATTTAATCATTAACGATATTGATTCATTAATGGATGAATCGAtcgatattttatttatttatatattatctatGTGCAATATATCCTGTTTCAAGTGCTAATTAGTTTCTGGAAAACATATTCAATGTAGTGCCtaaataacaacaatatcAATGTATCATTTATAAGTTGCAGTGCGATGTGTTGCTGGTTGAGATGCCcaagcaaaaaaaataaattaatgatttcgCCCAGGATCGAACTGGGGACGTTCTGCGTGTTAAGCAGATGCCATAACCGACTAGACCACGAAACCAACTAATTTGTATTTTGCTTCACCATCTCCCTACCTAACACGCATCACCATCTCTCACAATTATCAATCGCCATTCATCTTCCGTGGCTTATCCACAGATCTCCAACCCACTGTATTCTCGTGCCCATGACCTATACCCATGACCCCATCAACATGCTGCATATCGCTTATGTCCATTAATGCATGATTCCTAAAATTTATCTCTAACGCCCGTCTGATCTCACGGTAATGGAGAGAACATTCATGTGATTAATGCATATACGCGAGACCATCCACGCACTAATTAACCCGTTTAAATTTGCTCTTATGGTGACAATGTACCTTATAGCAATGCAATTGTATCTATAGTATACCCCTACCCATTATAAcgtttatttttataaagaCGCAACTATCGAATTACCAGAAATGTATTATTTAGAACGATATacacttatatatatatcatatatGTATGGCTTATACTAAGTAGGTAATTGATTATCAGAggacatatatatataacttaaCCAATTTGTGCACGACCTGTGATACCAGGGATAGAAATTCTCAATCTATGTGTCAATGGTAATTTTGGAACGATACCAACAAATATAGtcaatataaaatttcCAACGAAGAAATTCAAACTAAAATGACCATAATGAGTGCTAACTAAAAATAACGATATTGGCACAATAAATAGAAACTTTCTTGAAGGAGTATATAAAGTTTCATCATTCAACTGTTCCCACATTGTCAAATTATCATAAGCACCGCCATTGAATTCGAATGGGGTACCTTTAATCAAATGGAACATGACATAGGATCCAATGACATAAGTCATATTAGTCAGAGTCCATGACCATTCGTCTGTAATTATTGGTAGGAAATTGTagaaaagtttcaataatGCAATTATAACAATATGAATGACCCAAGCTCCTTTTTGATCAACCCAAGTAGCATTCATATTTGGAAGCAACTGTTGGTCATTTTCCTCTTCAAAAGTCTCTGGCTCGACGTGTGATATTATACTTGAAGATCTCCTCCGTCTATGATCTTTAACAGGTTCCGAATCCACAGTGGCACTAGTGACTGGTTCTAAACTCTCTTTACATTGACTGAtgttatcaatattttcagTTTCCACAGAGCTACTGTTCTTATAAGATGGGAATGGCTTCAAACCATCTTCTAATGAACTATTATTCAAACTAGTAgatctttttcttcttaaaTTCTGGCTCATCCTGTGTACGTGAGTGTGTCTGTGAGTGTGTGTGCGAGTCTCTATCTATCTATCTCTCTGTCTATCTATGTCCCTTTGAAAAAAGTGGTTTAAGTACACAAGCACATATACATGAGATCTACCTAATCAACATTCCAGTGacatatttaatataaactAGTACAACCATATGAACAATGAAACTTTCTGCcctctatatatattaccACCTAATCCGCTTATGGCAGCCGtcataaataaatttcagAATGTTAGAAACGACGGACGGCGGTGTTACCCGGCTCCTCATGCAACCACGCGTCGCCGCCCGCCCCTTTCCTGCACGCCGGGCGGGCGGCAACAGATGCTTGTTACCCGCCCAAACACAAAGGCGGTGGTTAACGCCCAGCCACCAGGAGACGGGGATCTTCCAACACTGGGAGCTAAGGAGCacacttatatatatacatatatataagtgtGTGCATGTGTGGTTGTTTATATTTGCGGGATTGCAGTTGCGTTCTTGAGTCTGGCAGAGCACAGACAAGTCACACGCCCTCAAACACACAAACACAATGGTTTCACAATTATTCGAAGATAAAGCTAAAGAAGTCAACGAATTAAAGACTAAGCCAAACCAAGATGAGATGTTGAAGTTATACGGTCTTTACAAGCAAGCTACGGTCGGAGACAACACTAATGCCAGTAGACCCTCCATGTTTAACATGAAGGATCGTTACAAATGGGATGCTTGGGAAGCTTTGAAGGGAAAGTCTCAAGAAGATGCCGAATCAGAATACATCGCTTTAGTTGATCAATTGGTTGTCAAATACGGCAAATAAATAGAATCAGTCTATCAATCACTCACTGCCCTCTCCgcaatttttatattgaataatacATACCTCTTCTTTATATCTACTGGCTCTTTTAACTTCGTTCGAATATGCTTATATTCCTTCCATGTGTATTTTGCAGGTTCATCGTCTTGTACGGAGAGCACCGTCCTTTAcgttttt
The Tetrapisispora phaffii CBS 4417 chromosome 11, complete genome DNA segment above includes these coding regions:
- the HEM15 gene encoding ferrochelatase HEM15 (similar to Saccharomyces cerevisiae HEM15 (YOR176W); ancestral locus Anc_6.67); its protein translation is MMQYQNIWKKSLLTTQNRFFSNSVSRLGTNGKRKATGVVFMNMGGPATLHEVHDFLYQLFADYDLIPISKKYQPTIAKYIAKFRTPKIVKQYSEIGGGSPIRKYTEYQAKEVCKILDKTNPETAPHKPYVAFRYAKPLTDETYQKMLKDGITKAVAFTQYPQFSYSTTGSSLNELWRQIKKFDPERKISWSTIDRWPTNEHLVNAFAENIKRKLEEFPEDIRSEVILLFSAHSLPMDVVNTGDAYPAEVASTVYNVMEKLKFSNPYRLTWQSQVGPKPWLGAQTLAISNFLSPQSKGLLFIPIAFTSDHIETLHEVDLGIIGESEHRAKLKRCDSLNDSPTFIKAAADVVSDHLKSNQLYSKQLPLDFTLGKSNDPIVDLSEVFGDHSKN
- the ACB1 gene encoding long-chain fatty acid transporter ACB1 (similar to Saccharomyces cerevisiae ACB1 (YGR037C); ancestral locus Anc_4.181), coding for MVSQLFEDKAKEVNELKTKPNQDEMLKLYGLYKQATVGDNTNASRPSMFNMKDRYKWDAWEALKGKSQEDAESEYIALVDQLVVKYGK
- the TPHA0K01190 gene encoding uncharacterized protein (similar to Saccharomyces cerevisiae ORM1 (YGR038W) and ORM2 (YLR350W); ancestral locus Anc_4.182), translating into MSQNLRRKRSTSLNNSSLEDGLKPFPSYKNSSSVETENIDNISQCKESLEPVTSATVDSEPVKDHRRRRSSSIISHVEPETFEEENDQQLLPNMNATWVDQKGAWVIHIVIIALLKLFYNFLPIITDEWSWTLTNMTYVIGSYVMFHLIKGTPFEFNGGAYDNLTMWEQLNDETLYTPSRKFLFIVPISLFLVSTHYGHFSLNFFVGNFILTIFVGIVPKLPLTHRLRISIPGITGRAQIG